Proteins encoded in a region of the Flavobacterium sp. PMTSA4 genome:
- a CDS encoding thioredoxin family protein has protein sequence MFTEIEQDNLADVVANNDTVVVQYSASWCGNCRIMKPKFKMLASQNDNVPFVMVDAEQFPESRKLAKVDNLPTFATFKKGVLVNQTQTNKLEVLTELVNEVV, from the coding sequence ATGTTTACAGAAATCGAACAAGATAACTTAGCCGATGTTGTTGCTAACAACGATACTGTTGTAGTGCAATATTCAGCAAGTTGGTGTGGAAACTGTCGTATTATGAAACCTAAATTCAAAATGTTGGCTTCTCAAAACGATAATGTTCCGTTTGTTATGGTTGATGCTGAGCAGTTTCCTGAATCAAGAAAATTAGCAAAAGTGGATAATTTGCCAACCTTTGCTACTTTCAAAAAAGGTGTTTTAGTAAACCAGACACAAACTAATAAATTGGAAGTTTTAACCGAATTAGTTAATGAAGTAGTTTAA
- a CDS encoding DUF6952 family protein, which translates to MKLPVIKQLTQFIEENDQDYVVEAIEVLENLTEIPSLKDEELDVIAELISNMYGALEVHKMVKQGKDKKEALNDFMKRVLGSIDK; encoded by the coding sequence ATGAAATTACCAGTTATAAAACAACTAACTCAATTTATTGAGGAAAACGACCAAGATTACGTTGTAGAAGCCATTGAAGTGTTAGAAAACCTCACTGAAATTCCTTCACTGAAAGACGAAGAACTCGATGTGATTGCCGAATTGATTTCTAACATGTACGGTGCTTTAGAAGTGCATAAAATGGTTAAACAAGGCAAAGACAAAAAAGAAGCCTTGAACGATTTTATGAAACGAGTACTTGGTTCAATAGATAAATAA
- the tilS gene encoding tRNA lysidine(34) synthetase TilS, which yields MLEKFKNHIIQNLPFLTESKLLLAVSGGIDSMVLLHLCKASNFDIAVAHCNFQLRGEESNEDEEFVTTQCKELNVPLFLTHFDTETYAKEQKQSIQVVARSLRYDFFHSILINNDYDYILTAHHLNDSLETFLINFTRGTGLEGLTGIPQQNDKIVRTLLPFSKMDIEEYAIKNGITWREDSSNQTEKYQRNKYRHSVVPILQEQNINLLQSFQNTLEYLKQAQSMVEDASQLVYDKVVSEEDTIKISLTKLLSFPNYKAYLHHWLAAFGFTAWDDIYNLVNAQSGKQVLSENYILLKDRSYLILFPKQNEDQSVHYLIKKDQKEVKFPLKLSLCNTDDISNAEPTAIFVDEEKVTFPLVIRKWKEGDVIFPLGMKGSKKLSKYFKDEKYSLFDKANTWLLCSNNQIVWIIGKRQDERFKVTNETTQILKINYTN from the coding sequence ATGCTCGAAAAGTTCAAAAACCACATCATCCAAAACCTTCCTTTTCTAACCGAAAGCAAACTCCTTTTGGCGGTAAGCGGAGGAATAGACAGCATGGTTTTACTGCATTTATGCAAAGCCTCCAATTTTGATATTGCCGTGGCACATTGCAACTTTCAGCTGCGTGGTGAGGAAAGCAATGAAGATGAAGAGTTTGTAACTACTCAATGTAAAGAATTAAATGTTCCGTTGTTTCTAACGCACTTTGATACTGAAACTTATGCTAAGGAACAAAAACAATCAATCCAAGTAGTTGCCCGAAGCCTACGCTACGATTTTTTCCATTCCATCCTAATCAATAACGATTACGATTACATACTGACGGCGCATCATTTGAACGATAGTTTAGAAACCTTTTTAATCAATTTCACACGAGGAACTGGTTTAGAAGGCCTAACCGGAATTCCGCAACAAAACGATAAAATCGTCCGCACCTTACTGCCATTTTCCAAAATGGACATCGAAGAATATGCCATAAAAAACGGCATCACGTGGCGCGAAGACAGCAGCAATCAAACCGAGAAATACCAGCGCAACAAGTACCGTCATTCGGTAGTACCAATACTGCAAGAGCAGAACATCAACCTCTTGCAATCCTTCCAAAACACTTTAGAATATCTCAAACAAGCCCAATCTATGGTCGAAGACGCCAGTCAATTGGTCTATGATAAGGTCGTTTCCGAGGAAGATACCATCAAAATTAGTCTAACCAAACTACTTTCATTCCCCAATTACAAGGCATATCTCCACCATTGGTTGGCTGCTTTTGGCTTCACCGCTTGGGACGATATTTATAATTTGGTTAATGCTCAATCGGGTAAGCAAGTTTTGTCTGAAAATTATATTTTGCTAAAAGACCGAAGTTATTTGATACTTTTCCCGAAGCAAAACGAAGACCAATCGGTGCATTATCTGATTAAAAAAGACCAAAAAGAAGTTAAATTTCCCTTAAAATTGTCGCTTTGTAACACAGATGACATTTCAAATGCTGAACCTACTGCTATCTTTGTGGACGAAGAAAAAGTAACATTCCCATTAGTCATCAGAAAATGGAAAGAAGGCGATGTTATTTTTCCTCTCGGGATGAAGGGTTCCAAGAAATTGAGCAAATATTTCAAAGACGAAAAGTATTCTCTTTTTGATAAAGCCAACACTTGGTTGCTTTGTTCCAACAATCAAATTGTTTGGATTATCGGCAAGCGACAAGACGAACGATTTAAAGTAACAAACGAAACAACACAAATTTTAAAAATAAACTACACCAATTAA
- a CDS encoding anthranilate synthase component I family protein, producing MRTHFSKTIFEPIQFKNQLLLWSQQFREVVFLDSNNYHQKYAYYDCILAVDAFTSIKTDEQNAFEDLKQYQQQTKDWLFGYLSYDLKNDTEELQSNNHDGLHFPDLFFFQPKKLFLLKGNELEVHYLRLCDDEFETDFEEIIQCAAFEVQTSKVEIKQRISKESYIAKVTSMLEHIHRGDIYEANFCMEFYAENTTIHPLTIYNKLNYISNPPFATFFKNNHNYLLSASPERFLKKEGLKVISQPIKGTSKRYEDEILDNQSKLDLQNSPKERSENIMIVDLVRNDLSHTATKSSVEVEELCQIYSFKQVHQMISTIVSQVDASTSPVEIIKTAFPMGSMTGAPKISAMNIIEELEETKRGLYSGSVGYFTPNNDFDFNVVIRSILYNSKEQYVSFSVGSAITSLSEPEKEYEECLLKANAMFEVLSE from the coding sequence TTGAGAACGCATTTTTCTAAAACCATTTTCGAACCAATTCAGTTTAAAAACCAGCTATTACTTTGGTCGCAACAGTTTAGAGAAGTAGTCTTTTTAGACAGTAACAACTACCATCAAAAATATGCCTACTACGATTGCATTCTTGCTGTCGATGCCTTTACATCTATTAAAACCGATGAGCAAAACGCTTTCGAAGATTTAAAACAATACCAACAGCAAACTAAAGATTGGTTATTTGGTTATTTGTCCTATGATTTAAAAAACGATACAGAAGAATTACAATCCAACAATCACGACGGTTTGCATTTTCCCGATTTGTTTTTCTTTCAGCCTAAAAAGTTGTTTCTGTTAAAAGGCAACGAACTCGAAGTACACTATTTGCGACTTTGTGATGATGAGTTTGAAACCGATTTTGAGGAAATAATTCAATGTGCTGCGTTTGAAGTGCAAACCTCAAAAGTGGAAATCAAGCAACGCATTTCAAAAGAAAGTTATATTGCCAAAGTGACTTCGATGTTAGAACACATTCATCGTGGCGATATTTACGAAGCCAATTTTTGCATGGAATTCTATGCCGAAAACACAACCATTCATCCGCTGACGATTTATAACAAACTCAATTACATTTCTAATCCGCCTTTTGCAACTTTCTTCAAGAACAACCATAACTACTTGCTTTCAGCATCACCTGAACGTTTTTTAAAGAAAGAAGGTCTAAAAGTAATATCACAACCCATCAAAGGAACATCCAAGCGTTATGAAGATGAGATTTTGGACAACCAATCCAAACTCGATTTACAAAACAGCCCAAAAGAACGTTCCGAAAACATCATGATTGTCGATTTAGTGCGCAACGATTTATCTCATACAGCTACAAAAAGTTCAGTTGAGGTGGAAGAACTATGCCAAATCTATTCCTTCAAGCAAGTACATCAAATGATTTCAACAATAGTTTCTCAGGTCGACGCCAGTACTTCGCCAGTAGAAATCATCAAAACCGCGTTCCCAATGGGCAGCATGACGGGTGCGCCAAAAATTTCCGCCATGAACATCATCGAAGAACTCGAGGAAACCAAACGCGGATTATACAGCGGCAGCGTGGGCTATTTCACTCCCAATAATGATTTCGATTTCAATGTTGTCATCCGTAGTATTTTATACAACTCCAAGGAACAATACGTTTCCTTTTCCGTTGGCAGCGCCATCACATCACTTTCTGAACCTGAAAAAGAATACGAAGAATGTTTGCTGAAAGCCAATGCGATGTTTGAGGTTTTGAGTGAATAA
- a CDS encoding DUF4349 domain-containing protein encodes MKQYSKLGLALLLLGIAFACKQADNTEASADVTEIASENKTTADMVSSNAAVEPKDSNRKFVRTADIKFKVKNVAQSTYVIESIIAKHGGFVTFTDLKSNINQKTETKISQDSILETTKYTVDNSITFRVPNTAMDTVLKSMVKEIDFLDNRLIKADDVSIQMLSNKLAQKRLQKSQARLEKGIDSKGKKLNQIVDAEDKVLDKETDSDSQLLNTLSLEDQVNFSTVTLYLYQRETTKHELFANDKNADAYRPNIGLQLLESLKTGWYILEGILAFIAQLWSIVLLGVLGFIVYKVYLKKQ; translated from the coding sequence ATGAAACAGTACTCAAAATTGGGTTTGGCATTACTCCTACTTGGAATTGCCTTTGCGTGTAAACAAGCTGACAACACGGAAGCATCAGCAGACGTAACAGAAATTGCATCAGAAAACAAAACAACAGCCGACATGGTTTCGTCGAACGCTGCGGTTGAACCGAAAGATTCTAATCGGAAATTTGTTAGAACTGCCGATATTAAATTTAAAGTAAAAAACGTAGCACAATCAACCTATGTCATTGAAAGCATTATTGCCAAGCATGGTGGTTTTGTAACTTTTACCGACCTGAAAAGTAATATTAATCAAAAGACCGAAACTAAGATTAGTCAGGATAGTATTTTGGAAACCACGAAATATACGGTTGATAACTCGATAACTTTCAGAGTTCCAAATACTGCTATGGATACGGTTTTGAAATCGATGGTGAAAGAAATTGATTTTCTGGATAACCGATTGATTAAAGCTGACGATGTTTCGATACAAATGCTTTCGAATAAACTGGCACAAAAACGCTTGCAGAAAAGTCAAGCTCGATTGGAAAAAGGCATTGACAGCAAAGGAAAAAAACTGAATCAGATAGTTGATGCAGAAGATAAGGTTTTGGATAAAGAAACTGATAGCGATAGTCAACTTTTAAACACTTTGAGTTTGGAAGACCAAGTTAATTTTAGCACCGTTACACTTTACTTGTATCAAAGAGAAACCACCAAGCACGAACTGTTTGCTAATGACAAAAACGCAGATGCCTATAGACCAAATATTGGTTTGCAGTTGTTGGAAAGTTTAAAAACAGGTTGGTATATACTTGAAGGCATACTGGCTTTTATTGCGCAGTTGTGGTCGATAGTATTACTGGGAGTTTTAGGATTTATTGTTTACAAAGTTTATTTAAAAAAGCAATAA
- a CDS encoding amino acid permease translates to MGFSNLFRKKSVQDILNQVAKNESDGHTALGKHLTAKDLAAFGIAAIIGAGIFSTIGKASADGGPAVIFLFLFTAVACGFAAFAYAEFASMVPVSGSAYTYSYVAFGELIAWIIGWALIMEYAIGNITVAISWSDYFTGLLESGGIYMPQWAQMDYLTASNGFSDATAFMQGGKSFENLPEQLQAAYTAWTTAPTIGSFHFVADFPALLIIILITWLVYRGMKESRNASNLMVVVKLCIILLVIAVGIFYVDTANWHPFAPNGVTGVLKGVSAVFFAYIGFDAISTTAEECKNPQRDLPKGMMWAIIICTILYIAIALVLTGMVNYSDLNVGDPLAFVFDKLDLKWMSGIIAVSAVVAMASVLLVFQMGQPRIWMSMSRDGLLPKKFSKVHPKYKTPSYATIVTGFVVAVPALFMNLTMVTDLCSIGTLFAFVLVCAGVLVLQNKKDIPRGKFKTPYFNAKYIFPLLIILGLAFAFTSKNEQTMAFITNEKQINDPTTIVTALTKEQTATVHDYLQNNVNDYKSSDLEEVLDFFHNDADMYKNVVDQLPVDESIKYESGFALFKHKIPMWIFLISLLYFVYWSWKDNLSLIPLLGLVSCLYMMAELSVWNWIYFTCWLLIGLLIYFGFSYKNSKLNV, encoded by the coding sequence ATGGGATTTTCTAATCTTTTCCGAAAAAAATCTGTACAAGACATATTAAATCAAGTGGCCAAAAACGAATCTGATGGTCACACCGCATTAGGAAAACATTTAACTGCAAAAGACTTAGCCGCATTTGGAATTGCTGCTATCATTGGTGCTGGTATCTTCAGTACGATAGGTAAAGCAAGTGCCGATGGTGGACCAGCAGTTATTTTCTTGTTTCTTTTCACAGCAGTTGCCTGTGGATTTGCAGCCTTTGCCTATGCTGAGTTTGCTTCAATGGTACCTGTTTCTGGTAGTGCTTACACCTATTCGTATGTTGCCTTTGGCGAATTGATTGCTTGGATAATAGGTTGGGCTTTAATCATGGAATACGCTATCGGGAATATTACTGTGGCCATTTCCTGGAGCGATTATTTTACTGGCTTGCTCGAAAGCGGCGGAATATACATGCCACAATGGGCACAAATGGATTACTTGACCGCTTCTAATGGTTTTAGCGATGCAACTGCTTTTATGCAAGGAGGAAAATCTTTTGAAAATTTACCTGAACAACTTCAGGCAGCTTACACTGCTTGGACCACTGCTCCTACTATTGGTTCCTTTCATTTTGTGGCTGATTTTCCAGCGCTACTGATTATTATTCTTATCACTTGGTTGGTATATAGAGGAATGAAAGAATCAAGAAATGCAAGCAATTTAATGGTTGTCGTAAAGCTTTGTATCATTCTTTTAGTAATTGCTGTGGGTATTTTCTATGTTGATACTGCTAACTGGCATCCGTTTGCACCTAATGGCGTTACAGGTGTTTTAAAAGGAGTTTCGGCTGTGTTCTTTGCTTATATTGGTTTTGATGCTATTTCTACCACTGCAGAAGAATGCAAAAACCCACAACGCGATTTACCAAAAGGTATGATGTGGGCAATTATTATCTGTACCATTTTATACATTGCTATTGCCTTAGTATTAACTGGAATGGTGAATTATTCGGATTTGAACGTAGGTGATCCGCTTGCGTTTGTATTTGATAAACTGGATTTAAAATGGATGTCGGGAATCATAGCCGTGAGTGCTGTGGTAGCTATGGCAAGTGTGCTTTTGGTTTTCCAAATGGGACAACCACGTATCTGGATGAGTATGAGCCGTGATGGTTTGTTACCAAAGAAATTTTCCAAAGTACATCCAAAATACAAAACGCCTTCTTATGCCACTATTGTAACAGGATTTGTGGTAGCTGTTCCTGCTTTGTTTATGAATTTAACTATGGTTACCGACCTTTGTAGTATCGGTACCTTGTTTGCTTTCGTACTGGTTTGTGCTGGAGTTTTGGTGCTTCAAAATAAGAAAGATATACCTCGTGGTAAGTTTAAAACGCCTTATTTCAATGCTAAATATATTTTTCCTTTGTTAATTATTTTGGGATTAGCCTTTGCTTTTACCAGCAAAAATGAGCAAACCATGGCGTTTATTACTAACGAAAAACAAATAAACGACCCAACAACGATAGTTACCGCACTAACCAAAGAACAAACCGCTACCGTTCACGATTATCTGCAAAACAATGTTAACGATTACAAAAGCAGCGATTTAGAAGAAGTTCTTGATTTCTTTCATAACGATGCCGATATGTATAAAAACGTAGTTGACCAATTACCAGTAGATGAAAGCATAAAATATGAAAGTGGTTTTGCTTTGTTCAAACACAAAATTCCAATGTGGATATTCTTGATTTCTCTACTCTATTTTGTGTATTGGTCGTGGAAAGACAACCTGTCGTTAATACCATTATTAGGGCTTGTTAGCTGTTTGTATATGATGGCAGAGCTAAGTGTTTGGAATTGGATATACTTTACTTGTTGGCTTTTAATTGGATTGCTGATTTACTTTGGCTTTAGTTATAAGAACAGTAAACTGAATGTATAA
- a CDS encoding protein-disulfide reductase DsbD family protein, which produces MKKILLLLLAFLSITTATAQMVKPVKWNSKVEKISETEVNLIMEATIEKDWHVYSQFTPDGGPLPAEFDFKDAKGNYELIGKVKESPYKKQYNDIFEVDEYYFANKATFTQKVKITNPKLTTIKATIDFQVCKEVCINDNNAFTFTLPKLNPAAKEETVATPTETVVEDTAKATEVTVDTTTVAKATPATTPTETPKPEEKKGLWTIFFLAFLGGFAALLTPCVFPMIPMTVSFFTKQSKNPAQGKRNAILYGVSIIAIYLILGSLVTGIFGAEALNELSTDVWFNIIFFLLLVVFAASFLGAFEIMLPNSWANKVDRQADKGGIVGIFFMALALAIVSFSCTGPIVGTLLVESASKGGIAPTIGMLGFSSALALPFMLFAMFPSWLSSLPKSGGWLNTVKVSLGFLELALAFKFLSQADLVLQLHLLEREVFLAIWIAIFGTWALYLFGKITTPHDSPMTHISVGRLSFGVLVLAFTIYMIPGLFGAPLKLISAFPPPQTYSESPRGFFGGSSANTEVELPEGAELGEHDIITFHDYADGFAYAKKVNKPIMLDFTGYACVNCRKMEINVWSDEKVLQVLKNDVVLISLYVDDKRLLPADEQYVSKETGKEVKTIGNKWTDFIITRYKTNTQPYYVLTDLNEKSLNTPISYTPNIDEYLAWLKDGIGKFK; this is translated from the coding sequence ATGAAGAAAATACTTTTACTACTACTTGCTTTCTTGAGCATCACAACTGCAACCGCTCAAATGGTAAAACCAGTAAAATGGAACTCCAAAGTAGAAAAAATCAGTGAAACCGAAGTCAATCTAATCATGGAAGCCACCATCGAAAAAGACTGGCACGTCTATTCTCAGTTCACACCAGATGGCGGACCACTACCAGCCGAGTTCGATTTCAAAGATGCCAAAGGCAATTATGAGTTGATTGGTAAAGTAAAAGAAAGCCCATATAAAAAACAATATAACGACATCTTTGAGGTGGATGAATATTATTTTGCCAACAAAGCAACCTTCACCCAAAAGGTAAAAATCACCAACCCAAAGCTAACAACCATTAAAGCTACGATTGATTTTCAAGTATGTAAAGAAGTGTGTATCAATGATAATAACGCCTTTACATTTACTTTGCCAAAGCTCAATCCAGCCGCAAAAGAAGAAACCGTTGCAACTCCAACTGAAACAGTTGTAGAAGACACAGCCAAAGCAACAGAAGTAACCGTTGACACCACCACTGTAGCCAAAGCAACCCCAGCAACAACCCCAACAGAAACACCAAAACCTGAAGAGAAAAAAGGACTTTGGACAATCTTTTTCTTGGCGTTTTTAGGTGGTTTTGCTGCCTTGCTAACACCTTGTGTATTCCCAATGATACCAATGACAGTAAGTTTCTTTACCAAGCAAAGTAAAAATCCTGCTCAAGGCAAGCGAAACGCCATTTTATACGGAGTTTCCATCATTGCAATCTATTTAATTTTAGGTTCATTAGTAACTGGTATTTTCGGTGCTGAAGCATTAAACGAACTCTCAACCGATGTTTGGTTCAACATTATTTTCTTCTTGCTTTTAGTAGTGTTTGCTGCTTCATTTTTGGGTGCATTCGAAATTATGTTGCCTAATTCGTGGGCTAATAAAGTCGACCGTCAAGCCGATAAAGGCGGAATAGTAGGCATCTTTTTCATGGCATTAGCATTGGCCATCGTGTCATTCTCTTGTACAGGTCCAATCGTAGGAACGCTTTTAGTAGAATCCGCTTCCAAAGGTGGCATTGCACCAACAATTGGTATGCTTGGTTTTTCATCAGCATTAGCATTACCATTCATGTTGTTCGCCATGTTCCCAAGCTGGTTAAGTTCACTACCAAAATCAGGCGGATGGTTAAACACAGTAAAAGTATCGTTAGGTTTCTTAGAGTTAGCGCTAGCATTCAAATTCCTTTCACAAGCCGATTTAGTATTACAACTTCATTTGCTAGAGCGCGAAGTATTCTTAGCCATTTGGATAGCAATATTCGGAACATGGGCATTATATTTATTTGGAAAAATCACTACGCCTCATGACAGCCCGATGACACACATATCAGTTGGTCGTTTATCCTTCGGAGTACTTGTTTTAGCCTTTACCATCTACATGATTCCTGGACTATTTGGCGCACCGTTAAAGTTAATTTCAGCTTTTCCACCACCACAAACGTATAGTGAAAGCCCACGAGGTTTCTTCGGAGGTTCATCTGCCAATACAGAAGTCGAATTGCCAGAAGGAGCAGAGCTTGGCGAACACGATATCATTACCTTCCACGATTACGCCGATGGTTTTGCCTACGCAAAGAAAGTAAACAAACCAATCATGCTCGACTTCACTGGCTATGCCTGTGTAAATTGTCGAAAAATGGAAATCAATGTATGGTCAGATGAAAAAGTATTACAGGTATTAAAGAACGATGTCGTTCTAATCTCGTTATATGTTGACGACAAGCGTTTATTACCAGCCGACGAGCAATACGTTTCAAAAGAAACCGGCAAAGAAGTAAAAACCATTGGAAACAAATGGACCGATTTCATCATCACACGCTATAAAACCAACACACAACCCTATTACGTGCTAACCGATTTAAACGAAAAGAGTTTAAACACACCAATAAGCTACACACCAAACATCGACGAATACCTCGCTTGGTTAAAAGACGGAATAGGAAAGTTTAAATAA
- a CDS encoding DoxX family membrane protein, whose translation MKIATIIVRVLLGLTFIYTSMSFFLKLDPQTASTDSFKAFHAGLAVSSYIIPLEKAIELLCGLSFLMGRYTTLANVVIFPVTINILLINYFLTPETLLFAIAIFLGNLFLIYGHWENYKPLFKAQ comes from the coding sequence ATGAAAATCGCAACCATTATTGTTAGAGTATTGTTAGGTCTTACTTTTATTTACACTTCCATGAGTTTCTTTTTGAAACTAGATCCTCAAACAGCTTCAACCGATAGTTTTAAAGCCTTTCACGCTGGATTAGCTGTATCATCTTATATTATTCCGTTAGAAAAAGCGATTGAATTATTATGTGGATTATCGTTCCTGATGGGAAGATACACTACGTTAGCTAATGTTGTTATTTTTCCTGTTACCATAAACATTTTGTTAATCAATTATTTCTTGACACCAGAAACATTACTATTTGCTATTGCAATTTTCTTGGGCAATTTGTTTTTGATATATGGACATTGGGAAAACTACAAACCACTATTTAAAGCACAATAA
- a CDS encoding M28 family metallopeptidase produces the protein MKLKLALFFLLPFSTLVAQTDTRIYDIINAVSAQRIEKDIRTLADFGTRNTFSDTLSNTRGIGAARRFIKSEFDKISKDCKNCLEVFYQKDLVTPKDGNRIPKEAYVVNVVAIQKGTKYPNRYIIMSGDIDSRNSDTMDYTTDAPGANDNASGMAGTMEAARVLSKYQFENSIIYLGLSGEEQGLFGGKGFAEYAKAKGMEIIAVLNNDMIGNIEGVDGVIDNRTFRIFSEPTPVTETDKERNARRFYGGEVDGISRQLARYIHKTTQTYMPEMNPMMVYRLDRFGRGGHHRPFNDLGYAGVRIMEAHENYNRQHQNTRVENGIKYGDVIEGVNFEYAKKLTAVNAINLASLGWSPPSPKKVAIGGVVAPSTVLKWDTIDDKQIAGYKIYWRLTTSPQWENSRFVGDVSTFTLDGIVIDNYYFGVATVYKNGFESMVVFPSSVLRE, from the coding sequence ATGAAACTAAAATTAGCCCTATTTTTTCTACTACCATTTTCAACTCTAGTAGCACAAACGGATACCCGTATCTATGATATTATCAATGCCGTTTCGGCGCAACGCATAGAAAAAGACATCAGAACACTGGCCGATTTTGGTACCCGAAATACGTTTAGCGATACGCTTTCCAACACCAGAGGAATAGGAGCAGCACGCCGATTTATTAAAAGTGAGTTTGATAAAATTAGCAAAGACTGCAAGAACTGTTTGGAGGTATTTTATCAAAAGGATTTGGTAACTCCCAAAGATGGGAATCGCATTCCAAAAGAAGCCTATGTGGTCAATGTAGTTGCTATACAAAAAGGTACAAAATACCCTAACCGATACATCATCATGAGTGGCGATATAGACAGCCGCAACTCGGATACAATGGATTACACTACCGATGCGCCTGGTGCTAATGACAACGCTTCGGGTATGGCAGGAACGATGGAAGCCGCCAGAGTGCTGAGCAAGTACCAATTTGAAAACAGTATCATCTATTTAGGATTATCAGGAGAAGAGCAAGGCTTGTTTGGCGGAAAAGGATTTGCAGAATACGCCAAAGCCAAAGGAATGGAGATTATAGCCGTGTTAAACAACGACATGATAGGCAATATTGAAGGTGTAGATGGTGTGATTGACAACCGCACGTTCCGAATATTTTCAGAACCAACACCAGTTACCGAAACTGATAAAGAGCGAAATGCACGCCGTTTTTATGGTGGAGAAGTAGATGGAATTTCACGTCAACTGGCGCGTTATATTCATAAAACCACGCAAACTTACATGCCCGAAATGAACCCAATGATGGTCTATCGTTTAGACCGTTTTGGTCGTGGTGGTCATCATCGTCCGTTTAATGATTTGGGTTATGCGGGTGTTCGCATTATGGAAGCGCATGAAAACTACAACCGTCAGCATCAAAATACCAGAGTAGAAAACGGCATCAAATACGGTGACGTTATCGAAGGGGTAAATTTTGAATATGCCAAAAAGCTTACAGCGGTTAATGCTATCAATTTGGCTAGTTTAGGATGGTCGCCACCAAGTCCAAAAAAAGTAGCAATTGGTGGCGTAGTAGCACCAAGTACAGTTTTAAAATGGGATACCATTGACGATAAACAAATAGCAGGATACAAAATCTATTGGCGATTAACTACTTCTCCTCAATGGGAAAACAGTCGTTTTGTAGGTGATGTTTCCACTTTTACACTGGATGGTATTGTGATAGATAACTACTATTTTGGAGTAGCAACAGTTTATAAAAATGGTTTTGAAAGCATGGTGGTATTTCCATCATCAGTGCTCAGAGAATAG
- a CDS encoding peroxiredoxin — protein MSLVGKKFPNITVDAISFMGDNLRINVLEEATKNNKKVILFWYPKDFTFVCPTELHAFQTALQDFENRNTMVIGASCDTNEVHFAWLNTPKNQGGIEGVTYPILADTTRNLSAALDILDAEWVYDQELNDEILEGSNVTFRATYLIDETGKIFHESVNDMPLGRNVNEYLRLIDAYTHVQTKGEVCPANWEEGKEAMNADRNSTAAYLSQN, from the coding sequence ATGTCATTAGTTGGAAAAAAATTCCCAAACATTACAGTAGATGCAATCTCTTTTATGGGAGATAATTTAAGAATCAACGTGCTTGAAGAAGCTACAAAAAACAACAAAAAAGTAATTTTATTTTGGTATCCAAAAGACTTTACTTTCGTTTGTCCAACAGAATTACATGCTTTTCAAACAGCTTTACAAGATTTCGAAAACAGAAATACAATGGTAATTGGTGCTTCATGTGATACTAACGAAGTACATTTTGCTTGGTTAAATACACCAAAAAATCAAGGTGGAATCGAAGGAGTAACTTATCCAATCCTTGCTGATACTACTAGAAATTTATCAGCCGCTTTAGATATCCTTGATGCAGAATGGGTTTATGACCAAGAATTAAACGACGAAATCCTTGAAGGTTCTAACGTTACTTTCCGTGCAACGTATTTGATTGACGAAACTGGAAAAATATTCCACGAAAGCGTAAACGACATGCCATTAGGTAGAAACGTTAACGAATATTTACGTTTAATCGATGCTTACACTCACGTTCAAACTAAAGGTGAAGTATGTCCTGCAAACTGGGAAGAAGGAAAAGAAGCAATGAATGCAGACAGAAACAGTACTGCTGCTTATTTAAGCCAAAACTAA